Part of the Chromatiaceae bacterium genome is shown below.
CCGGCGGCCGGAATCGAGCGGATGTTCGAGGCGACAGTGCGGTTCTTTCAATCCGGTCGGCGCATCTGTCTGGTCGGTACTTTCGCACTGGATGACACGCGCGACCGTTTTGCGTCGATCGTGCAGGGGTATTTCGCCGCGTGGCGGGATGCCCTCGCCACCGCATTGCGGCGACGCGGATACACTGGTGCGGCGGCGCGTGAGATCGCGGAGGACATTCTGGCCGGCATCCAGGGCGCCCTGGTGCTGGCGCGTTCACAGGACGATCCGCAGATCTTCATGCGCGCCGTCCAGCGGTTGCGCAACAGAGCGCTGGTGACCGCATATGCCGACTGAGGCCGATGCATTGATGTCCCGTTGCGAGGAATGGCGCAATCGCCTCGCGCGCCACCCCCTGCACAGGGTGCTCAACGAAGTCGGTGCGCTGCGCATCTTCATGCAGCACCATGTGTTCGCGGTGTGGGACTTCATGTCGTTATTGAAGGCCCTGCAGGCCAACCTGGCGCCATGCCAGGTGCCGTGGAAGCCACCGGCGTATCCGCAGGCTGCGCGCCTGGTCAATGAACTCGTGCTCGAAGAAGAGTGCGACCCGACATTCGCCGACCCGGCCGGTGCCGCCGTGGTCAGTCATTTCGAGGCCTATTGTCAGGCGATGGACGAGATCGGGGCCGATACCGGCCCGATCGTCCACTTCGTGCGTTGCATAGACGGCGATGGTCTGGCGAGCGCCTTGCGCAGTGACGCGGTACCGGAGCCGGCGCGCCGCTTCATGCATTTTACCTTCGACGTCATCGCGCGCAACCAGCCCGGGGAGTTGGCAGCGGCCCTTGCATACGGCCGTGAGCTGATAGTTCCGATGCTGTTTTCCGCGTTGCAGGGTCGTATCGCGCTAGAAGTCGGTGGTACGCAGCGGCTGCAGCGTTACCTGCAGCGCCATATCGAACTCGATGGCGACGAACACGGTCCGCTCGCTTTGCGCCTGGTGAATGAGGTGTGCGGCGGTGATGCTGTCGTTCGGCAGGCGGCGATGGCCACCGCCGCCGACGCCCTGCAGGCGAGATGGGTGTTCTGGAACGGCATCCTGCACGCGATCGACCCATCCGCCACGACCGGTACCGGCGCACAGCCGGAGATCTCAGGTGCCGACGCCGGATAGGCGTTGGCGTGTCAGGTGTTGGCGGGCCGTTGATGCGTCCTAGTGATCCTTGTGCTGCCGGCAGGCGTCGGACATGGGACAGGGTCCGGCATGCTGTCGATCGGGTTTGGGACAGCCGGAGAGCCCCCAGTCGTTGGCGAGCTGGCGGAAGGCGAGGCACGCGGGGCTCTTGTACCCGTCTCTGCGGCAGATCAGCGTGATGGTGTGATGCGGCAGCTCGGGCAGCAGGGTGACCGGGTAGAGGCCCTCCTGGGTGCAGGCGATGGACTCGGGCAGGATGGTGGCCATGCGGCCGAGCCGCACGGTCTCGACGATCACGCTGAGCGAGTTGGTTTCGAGCATGACGCGCGGAGTGACGTTGTGCTCGATGCAGTACAGGTCGACATGCCGGCGCAGCGCGAAATCGTCATTGAGCAGCACCAGTGATTCCTGTTCGAGCACATGCTTGTCGACCGGCGTCTGCTGGCCGGCATACGCATGGGCCTTGCCGACGGCGAGATTGAGGGTCTCGATGAACAATACCTGGGTCTCGATCTCGCCGGAGCGTGAGTCGATCGACAGGGTGTTGGTGAACGCGACGCCGATATCGATGCGGTCCTCGATGATGCCGGCCTCGATGTCGTCCTGCGGCATTTCGAGGGTGCTGACGCTGATGCCGGGGAAGTGGGTGTTGAAGGCATCGAGCAGGGGCGCGGCGAGATAGTCGGTGATCGGCGTCATGCCCAGGCGCAGTGAGCCACGGCTGAGGTCCTGCAGTTCATGGATCGCGCGTTTGCCGGCATCGAGTTCGCCGAGCGCGCGGCGTGCGTAGCCGAGGTACACCTCGCCGGCATCGGTGAGTTGGACCTTGCGACCGGAGCGATCGAGCAGCTGCACGTTGAGCGACTCCTCGAGTTGCTTGATCTGCTGCGAGAGGGTTGGTTGCGAGACATACAGTGCCTCGGCGGCGCGCGTGAAACTGTGGTGTTCGGCGATCGCGATCAGGTAACGCAGCGAGCGCGGACACAGGATATTCGGGTCCATAGCCAACCCCTATAGAACTGATCAGATTTCGATCTTGGACAATTAGATTCGCGTAGTAAATAGTTCTGCTGTCGGCAGCGTGCGCGCAGCATTCGTTTCACACACGTTGGCCAGAAAGTAGACGTTGATGAAATAAGAATATTCGGGAATGTTTGTAAATTCCCGCATCCAGGGTTCGGCAAGGCCGGAACCTGAAACCTGAGGAGTATCAAGACCGGGCGGGCCAGTGCTGCCTTTGGTGTCTTGTACCAGCGACCCACGAGTCGAACAACAAGCAGTCAACAGCGAGGAATGAGAACTATGAATCTTGGAAAGTACCTTCCGAAAGACCATGTGCGCGGGACGCTTGCGGTATCCACCGGGCTGCTGCTGACCGCTTCGTTCCCGGCGTTCGCCCACCACGCGATGGGTGGGATGACGCCTCAGACCTTCGACCAGGGCCTGCTGTCCGGCCTGGCGCATCCGGTGATCGGGCTGGATCACTTTGCTTTCCTGGTGGTGGCGATGTTGCTGACCGCTGCGATGAAGGGCAGCGCACGCTACATCGTGCCGCTGGCATTCGTCGGTGCGACGATCGGTGGCACGGCGCTCCACCTTGGTGCAGCGGATATCCCGATGTCCGAGACCCTGGTCGCGCTGTCGGTCGTCATTGGCGGCGTGCTGGTGCTGACCCGTCACTATCCGGGCGCGTTCGCGCTGGGTGCGTTGTTTGCCGTTGCGGGCATTCTGCACGGCTATGCGTACGGCGAGTCGATCGTCGGTGCCGAAGCCACCCCGTTGTTGGCCTACCTGATCGGTTTCGCCGCGATCCAGTATGCACTGATCATCGGCGGTGTGTTGGGATTGCAGAAACTGGCCGAACGTTCGGAGACCGCGCGTTCGATGGCAGCGCACATCGGTAGCACTGCCGCGCTGTTGACCGGCGGCCTGTTCCTCGCGTTGAGTTTCGCGTAACTGGGTGTGTGGGACGAGGGCCGGGGTGACTGTTTCGGTCACCCCGGTTCCTGCAACGCCCGTGCGGCATCGGCCTGCCGTTAGTCCGCGCGGTTTCCTGGGCCATGCTCTGCTGAGACGACCATGAACAAATCCGAAATGAAACAGGCGATTCTTGCGGCCAAGGTCGAGAAGGACCTGACGTGGAAGAAGATCGCCAAGGCGACCGAGTTTTCCGTCGAGTACGTCTGTTCGGCGTGTCTCGGTATGAACCACCTCGACAAGGCCGCGGCCGACGCGGTGGCCGATGTACTGGGGCTGGGCAACGAAGTGTCGGTTGCGCTACAGCAGTTCCCGCACAAGACCTGGAGCCAGTCGATACCCACCGATCCGGTGATCTATCGCTGGTACGAGATCGTCGGTGTGTACGGCGAGACCATCAAAGAGCTGATCCATGAGAAGTTCGGCGACGGGATCATGAGTGCGATCGACTTCAGCCTGGATATCGACAAGCAAGAGGACCCGAAGGGAGACCGGGTTGTCGTGACCCTCAACGGTAAGTTCCTGCCCTACAAGACCTGGTAGGGCGGACACCGACTCTTTGCGACGGGATTCCCGGGCGAGGACCAGATGGCAGACGCCGCGGCGCGCGATCCGCACCGGTTCGTCAACGAGCTGGATGCCGCGGCGATCGATCGCCTGATCAGCCGGTTGGAGAGCCGCGCCAAGGATGCGGTGTTCACCAATCTGTTCGACAAGTACGCCGCGCGGCTCGACCTGCCGAAGGATGCCCGGGTTCTGGATGTGGGCTGCGGCACGGGCGTGGTGCTGCGATCGCTCGCCAGGCGCGGTGACTTCAACGGCGAATTGTACGGCGTCGATCAATGCCAGCGCTTCGTCGAGGCGGCCGGCGGGTTTGCGAAAGACGATGTACCCGATGGGCGCCTGCATTTCCAGGTTGGCGATGCGCATCGCCTGGATTTCCCCGATGCCACCTTCGATGCAGCGATAGCCCACACACTGATCAGCCACGTGACAGATCCGCGGGGTGTACTGAAAGAGATGGCGCGGGTCGTGCGTCCAGGTGGCGTGGTCGTGATATTCGACGGCGACTACGCGTCATTGACCTACGGCTTTCCCGATCATGAATTCGGCCACCGCATGGACATGGCGCTGGCGCACGCGACGTTCAACAACGTCCGGATCATGCGGGACCTGCCGCGCCTGTTCCCCGACTTTGGGTTGACGATGCAGGCTGCGTGGGGTGATGCCGTCGCAGAGATCGGTACCGGCAGTTATTTCCGGTCGTTTGCCGAGACCTACGTGCCGTATGTGATCAAGGCCGGCATGCTCGACACGGCCGCGGTCGAAGACTGGTTTGCGGTCCAGCTGAGGGCGATCGACGACGGCACCTTCTTCGCCGCGTGCAACTACTACACCTATTTGGCCCGCCGCGTCTGACGCGGGTGGTTCGGCGACACACGCAGCCAGGCCGGTCGTACGGACCTGGTTGCAACGGGGCGGGGTCTGTCTGCGGAGAGCCGTGTATGCCTTTGTGGGAGAAACCGTGATGGCCTCAGAGACGATTCGCTGGCATTGTGATGGCCACGACATGGTGATCGGACTCGACCGCATGGGGACGGGTCCGACCGTGCTGATGCTGCCCGCGCTGAGCTCGATCTCGACACGGCGCGAGCTGCACCCCTTGCAGTTGCGTCTTGCCGACGAGTTCGAGGTGGTTTCGATCGACTGGCCGGGTTTTGGCGATCTTCCCAAGCCTTTCGTCGAATGGCGCCCGGACGTCTACGAACGCTTCGTGGCGTTTCTGTTCGAGCAGGTTGCACCGTCTCCATTCGCGGTGGTGGCCGCCGGTCATGCCGCCGGTTACGTGACCCGCCACCTGGCCGCGCATGACGAGTCGGTGCAGCGCCTGGTGCTGCTGTCGCCGACCTGGCGCGGACCCTTGCCTACGATGACGAATGGCAAGTACGGGCGGTTCCCGCGCATCGCCAAGGCCGTCGATCTTCCGCTGATCGGACCCCTGCTGTACCAGCTGAATGTCAATCGTGCGGTGGTCGGCATGATGGCACGGGGTCATGTCTATGCGGATCCGGACTGGCTCGACGACAACCGCATGCAGGACAAGCTGACGGTCACGCGTGTGCCCGGTGCCCGTCACTCGTCGGTGCGTTTCGTCGCCGGCTGCGTGGATCCGTTCTCCACCCGGAACGAACAGCTCGATGCGCTGCGTCATGTGCAGGTGCCGATGCTGAACGTGTTCGCCGACACGGCGCCGCGCAAGTCGCGTGGCGAGATGGAGGCCATCGCCGAACTGCCCGGTGTGGAGACAATCCGGCTGCCGCTCGGCAAGCTGTCTTTCTACGAAGAGTTTCCCGAGCGTGCCGCAGAAGCGATACGCGGCTTTCTTTCAGTGGACGCGGCCGCCTGACCGCACGTGCCGACGCCGGATAGGCGTTGGCGTGTCAGGAGTTGGCGGGCCGTCGATGGCGTCCTAGTGATCCTTGTGCTGCCGGCAGGCGTCGGACATGGGACAGGGTCCGGCATGCTGTCGATCGGGTTTGGGACAGCCGGAGAGCCCCCAGTCGTTGGCGAGCTGGCGGAAGGCGAGGCACGCGGGGCTCTTGTACCCGTCTCTGCGGCAGATCAGCGTGATGGTGTGATGCGGCAGCTCGGGCAGCAGGGTGACCGGGTAGAGGCCCTCCTGGGTGCAGGCGATGGACTCGGGCAGGATGGTGGCCATGCGGCCGAGCCGCACGGTCTCGACGATCACGCTGAGCGAGTTGGTTTCGAGCATGACGCGCGGAGTGACGTTGTGCTCGATGCAGTACAGGTCGACATGCCGGCGCAGCGCGAAATCGTCATTGAGCAGCACCAGTGATTCCTGTTCGAGCACATGCTTGTCGACCGGCGTCTGCTGGCCGGCATACGCATGGGCCTTGCCGACGGCGAGATTGAGGGTCTCGATGAACAATACCTGGGTCTCGATCTCGCCGGAGCGTGAGTCGATCGACAGGGTGTTGGTGAACGCGACGCCGATATCGATGCGGTCCTCGATGATGCCGGCCTCGATGTCGTCCTGCGGCATTTCGAGGGTGCTGACGCTGATGCCGGGGAAGTGGGTGTTGAAGGCATCGAGCAGGGGCGCGGCGAGATAGTCGGTGATCGGCGTCATGCCCAGGCGCAGTGAGCCACGGCTGAGGTCCTGCAGTTCATGGATCGCGCGTTTGCCGGCATCGAGTTCGCCGAGCGCGCGGCGTGCGTAGCCGAGGTACACCTCGCCGGCATCGGTGAGTTGGACCTTGCGACCGGAGCGATCGAGCAGCTGCACGTTGAGCGACTCCTCGAGTTGCTTGATCTGCTGCGAGAGGGTTGGTTGCGAGACATACAGTGCCTCGGCGGCGCGCGTGAAACTGTGGTGTTCGGCGATCGCGATCAGGTAACGCAGCGAGCGCGGACACAGGATATTCGGGTCCATAGCCAACCCCTATAGAACTGATCAGATTTCGATCTTGGACAATTAGATTCGCGTAGTAAATAGTTCTGCTGTCGGCGGCACGCGTTTTTTTATCTCGGTCATCGCCGCGACTTACGTTATCAAATGGTCACGAATAAGCCACAGACGCATCGTTGTAATAGAGCATAAGCATATTCGTAATGCTTTATAGATCGTTGAGCGCATCCAGCATCGGAAAGTAGAGAGGAGCCAAGCCTATGTCATCGTCGACCCGAGAAAAAGTGATGCGGCATCTCGATATCGTCGGTCACCTGCAACCGGCGTTGCATCTGCCCCAGCACGCACCAGCTCCGGACATGATCGATTCGGCGCACTATCGCGCCTATACCCGCTCTTCGCACGACGTTGGTGGGGAATACGACGTGCCGATCCGTTGGGAAGAGAAAGAAGAAGAACAGTGGGAACTCAATACCTTTGCGACCTGCGAGTGCCTGGCCTGGCGCGGCGTCTGGAACGCCGAGGAACGCCGCCGGCGGCAGAATGTCGACCTGGGTCAGACGATCTACCTCGGTATGCCGTACTACGGACGCTGGTTGCTGACGGCCGCACGCATCCTGGTCGACAAGCAGTTCGTCACCCTTACCGAACTGGTCAACAAAATCGATGAGGTGAAAAAGCGCTATGAGTAAGCCGCATTACGATACGGAGCATCACGCGAAGAAGGCGACCGGGGTCGGTGATCCGCAGTGCTTCGCGGGTGAAGCGGGTGCCGCCAAGTTCAAGGTGGGTGACCGGGTGAGGATCAGGGATCTCCCGGACGTGTTCTACACCCGCTGCCAGATCTACACGCGCGGCGCCGAAGGGGTGGTGACCGAGCTTGTCTATGAGAGCCCGGCTGCCGAGGACGAGGCCTGGGACAACACGGAGAATCCGGAATGGTTCTACAGCGTGGTGTTCAAACAGAAAGACCTGTGGCCGGAATACACCGACTACTACGAGAACGACACGCTCGAGACCGAGTTTTCCGAGCGCTGGCTTGAGCCCGCTTGAGACCCGGCGAACGGCAACAGAACACAAGAGGAGAGGCAAATGTCCGAACACAAACCCGCGCCGATGGTCGACGAGGTCAGCGACTTCGAAATCCTCGAGATGGCCGTCCGCGAACTGGCAATCGAGAAAGGGCTGTTCAGTGCCGAGGATCACCGGCGTTGGACCGAATACGTCCACACCCTGGGTCCGCTGCCGGCGGCGCGTCTTGTGGCCAAGGCCTGGCTGGACCCCGAGTACAAGGAACTGGCGATCAAAGACGGCGTCAAGGCCAGCCTGGAGGTTGGTGTCGACTGGATCAACGATATGCCGACCGGGTTCGGTACGCCGAGCGACTACTGCAACCTACGCGTGCTCGCCGATACGCCGACACTGAAGCACGTCGTGGTGTGCACCCTGTGTTCCTGCTATCCGCGGCCGATCCTCGGCCAGTCGCCGGAATGGTATCGCACGCCCAACTACCGGCGCCGGCTGGTGCGCTGGCCGCGCCAGGTGCTGGCCGAGTTCGGCCTGCAACTCGATCCCGAGATCGAGGTCCGGGTCGCCGACTCGAACCAGAAGACGCGCTACATCGTGATGCCGGTACGGCCGGAAGGCACCGAGGGTTGGACCGAGGACCAGTTGGCCGAAATCGTCACGCGTGATTGCCTGATCGGCGTGGCCGTGCCCAAGCCCGGTGTCACTGCTAACGCGGAGCGTCCGATACGTCCGGCGGTCCACCCGGTTGAGCACGGTCATTGAGGAGAGCGTCGATGAGTTCAACGGAAAAGATGTTTCCCGAGAATCGAAAGTTGCCGGACCTCGATACCGCACCGATCTCCATCTTGGAGAAGGTGCGGGTCGAAGGCCGGGTCTGGAGTGATCTGTGTGACCAGTATGGCGTGACCAACCCCGATCCTCCGTGGAAGGTGAATCTCGAGAGCACCTGTGACGCCCTGGCCGAAGAGGCATGCGCCTTGCCGGTACTCGAGCGCCGCTGGGAGGAAGACGAACTGTCGGAGTCTTTGTATGCCGACGTGCCGTTCCCGGAGCGGCAGTTGCTTGCGCTGGCACATTCAATGATCCGGCGCGGGATCTTCGACGAGGAAGAGTTGTCGCAGCGGATGCAGCAGGTTCACGACCGTCTGAATATGGTCTAACTAGCTGGGGTATGTGCAGATGTCGATACGTGGAGTCCGCATCTCGATCAAGGATCTGAGTCACCGGTACACGCCGAGGAGTCCGATCACGTTCGACAACGTGAATCTCGAATCACCACCCGGCGAGGTGCTGGCGATTATCGGCCGGTCGGGATGCGGTAAGTCGACGCTGTTGCATATCCTGGCCGGGTTGCTGCACTCAACCTCCGGCAAAGTCCTGCTCGACGAAGAGCCGGTCGAGAAACCGTCGCCACGTTGGGTGATGATGTTTCAGGCGCCACACCTGTTTCCCTGGATGCAGGTAAGCCAGAACGTCGGTACCGGCCTGCGGTTTGCCGGGTGGAAAGAGGCCAAGATCGCCGAACGCGTCAACGAGGCGCTGGAACTCGTCGACCTGCAGGAGTATGCCGACAACAACACCCAG
Proteins encoded:
- a CDS encoding TetR/AcrR family transcriptional regulator → MARKFSERRDLVPILGELFREHGFAGTSLSIITARTGLGKGSLYHFFPDGKQGMADAVLDDVATWFEDEVFTPLRESRDPAAGIERMFEATVRFFQSGRRICLVGTFALDDTRDRFASIVQGYFAAWRDALATALRRRGYTGAAAREIAEDILAGIQGALVLARSQDDPQIFMRAVQRLRNRALVTAYAD
- a CDS encoding DUF3050 domain-containing protein; the protein is MPTEADALMSRCEEWRNRLARHPLHRVLNEVGALRIFMQHHVFAVWDFMSLLKALQANLAPCQVPWKPPAYPQAARLVNELVLEEECDPTFADPAGAAVVSHFEAYCQAMDEIGADTGPIVHFVRCIDGDGLASALRSDAVPEPARRFMHFTFDVIARNQPGELAAALAYGRELIVPMLFSALQGRIALEVGGTQRLQRYLQRHIELDGDEHGPLALRLVNEVCGGDAVVRQAAMATAADALQARWVFWNGILHAIDPSATTGTGAQPEISGADAG
- the cynR gene encoding transcriptional regulator CynR, with amino-acid sequence MDPNILCPRSLRYLIAIAEHHSFTRAAEALYVSQPTLSQQIKQLEESLNVQLLDRSGRKVQLTDAGEVYLGYARRALGELDAGKRAIHELQDLSRGSLRLGMTPITDYLAAPLLDAFNTHFPGISVSTLEMPQDDIEAGIIEDRIDIGVAFTNTLSIDSRSGEIETQVLFIETLNLAVGKAHAYAGQQTPVDKHVLEQESLVLLNDDFALRRHVDLYCIEHNVTPRVMLETNSLSVIVETVRLGRMATILPESIACTQEGLYPVTLLPELPHHTITLICRRDGYKSPACLAFRQLANDWGLSGCPKPDRQHAGPCPMSDACRQHKDH
- a CDS encoding HupE/UreJ family protein — its product is MNLGKYLPKDHVRGTLAVSTGLLLTASFPAFAHHAMGGMTPQTFDQGLLSGLAHPVIGLDHFAFLVVAMLLTAAMKGSARYIVPLAFVGATIGGTALHLGAADIPMSETLVALSVVIGGVLVLTRHYPGAFALGALFAVAGILHGYAYGESIVGAEATPLLAYLIGFAAIQYALIIGGVLGLQKLAERSETARSMAAHIGSTAALLTGGLFLALSFA
- the cynS gene encoding cyanase produces the protein MKQAILAAKVEKDLTWKKIAKATEFSVEYVCSACLGMNHLDKAAADAVADVLGLGNEVSVALQQFPHKTWSQSIPTDPVIYRWYEIVGVYGETIKELIHEKFGDGIMSAIDFSLDIDKQEDPKGDRVVVTLNGKFLPYKTW
- a CDS encoding methyltransferase domain-containing protein, producing MADAAARDPHRFVNELDAAAIDRLISRLESRAKDAVFTNLFDKYAARLDLPKDARVLDVGCGTGVVLRSLARRGDFNGELYGVDQCQRFVEAAGGFAKDDVPDGRLHFQVGDAHRLDFPDATFDAAIAHTLISHVTDPRGVLKEMARVVRPGGVVVIFDGDYASLTYGFPDHEFGHRMDMALAHATFNNVRIMRDLPRLFPDFGLTMQAAWGDAVAEIGTGSYFRSFAETYVPYVIKAGMLDTAAVEDWFAVQLRAIDDGTFFAACNYYTYLARRV
- a CDS encoding alpha/beta hydrolase; translated protein: MASETIRWHCDGHDMVIGLDRMGTGPTVLMLPALSSISTRRELHPLQLRLADEFEVVSIDWPGFGDLPKPFVEWRPDVYERFVAFLFEQVAPSPFAVVAAGHAAGYVTRHLAAHDESVQRLVLLSPTWRGPLPTMTNGKYGRFPRIAKAVDLPLIGPLLYQLNVNRAVVGMMARGHVYADPDWLDDNRMQDKLTVTRVPGARHSSVRFVAGCVDPFSTRNEQLDALRHVQVPMLNVFADTAPRKSRGEMEAIAELPGVETIRLPLGKLSFYEEFPERAAEAIRGFLSVDAAA
- the scnC gene encoding thiocyanate hydrolase subunit gamma, encoding MSEHKPAPMVDEVSDFEILEMAVRELAIEKGLFSAEDHRRWTEYVHTLGPLPAARLVAKAWLDPEYKELAIKDGVKASLEVGVDWINDMPTGFGTPSDYCNLRVLADTPTLKHVVVCTLCSCYPRPILGQSPEWYRTPNYRRRLVRWPRQVLAEFGLQLDPEIEVRVADSNQKTRYIVMPVRPEGTEGWTEDQLAEIVTRDCLIGVAVPKPGVTANAERPIRPAVHPVEHGH